A region of Paenibacillus sp. 37 DNA encodes the following proteins:
- the prsW gene encoding glutamic-type intramembrane protease PrsW translates to MLLFSVLAAAVAPGLALLTYFYLKDRYDYEPLHMVLRVFLMGILMVLPVMIIQRGMMMWLGDNPYLEAIMISGGVEEFVKWFVLYHIIYNHTEFDEPYDGILYAVAVSLGFATVENVLYAFAGNASVSAMFLRALLPVSGHAMFAVIMGYYMGKAKFIGGKKKRWYLVLSLVLPFFWHALYDVIMNTMVNHWLWFIAPLMAGLWYGAMGKITRANNRSPFRFVKREEEVKL, encoded by the coding sequence GTGCTTTTGTTTTCGGTCTTAGCGGCAGCAGTTGCTCCGGGTCTCGCCTTGTTAACATACTTTTACCTGAAAGACCGTTATGATTATGAGCCACTTCATATGGTATTGCGGGTTTTCCTCATGGGGATACTGATGGTACTGCCTGTGATGATTATTCAGCGTGGCATGATGATGTGGCTCGGGGATAATCCTTATCTTGAGGCCATTATGATCTCAGGTGGTGTGGAGGAATTTGTTAAATGGTTCGTACTTTATCATATCATCTATAATCACACCGAATTTGATGAGCCGTATGACGGCATCTTATATGCAGTCGCTGTTTCACTTGGATTTGCCACTGTTGAGAATGTGTTGTATGCCTTTGCGGGGAATGCATCCGTCTCAGCCATGTTCCTTCGGGCACTGCTCCCTGTTTCAGGGCACGCTATGTTTGCGGTAATCATGGGTTATTATATGGGTAAAGCCAAGTTTATCGGTGGTAAGAAAAAGCGGTGGTATCTGGTTCTTTCTCTGGTGTTACCTTTTTTCTGGCATGCATTGTACGACGTCATCATGAACACCATGGTGAATCATTGGTTGTGGTTTATAGCGCCGCTAATGGCGGGCCTGTGGTATGGGGCAATGGGTAAAATCACACGAGCTAATAACCGTTCTCCTTTTCGTTTTGTGAAGCGGGAGGAAGAGGTTAAATTATAA
- a CDS encoding flagellar brake protein yields MFPKINEILYIQIASADEKEEHKEYKSRIADMDDSSFLIEVPMQQGSSRLKRLFFGEELSISYITEDGVRHYFNTYVTGFEEDVVRLVRIRKPLPSDISKIQRRSFLRVHANLELAIQSEDLTRAVGLTEDIGGGGLSIYGETGFSIAEGQKLKCWLLVPYRNSTIEHVNFEAEVVRIKTLETGRQLCMLKFVQISDSERQKIIKFCFERQLDYRTK; encoded by the coding sequence TTGTTTCCGAAAATAAATGAAATTTTATACATCCAGATTGCTTCTGCAGATGAAAAAGAGGAACACAAAGAATACAAATCACGCATTGCAGATATGGATGACAGCAGTTTTCTGATTGAGGTCCCGATGCAACAAGGAAGCAGCCGTCTGAAAAGGCTCTTTTTCGGAGAGGAATTGTCCATTTCATATATTACGGAGGATGGGGTCCGGCATTATTTTAATACCTATGTCACGGGATTTGAGGAAGATGTGGTCCGTCTTGTCCGTATCCGCAAACCGCTTCCGAGCGATATATCCAAAATACAACGGCGCAGCTTTCTTCGTGTTCATGCAAACCTCGAATTGGCCATCCAGAGTGAAGATCTGACCCGTGCCGTCGGATTGACTGAAGATATTGGTGGCGGTGGATTGTCCATCTACGGCGAAACGGGGTTTTCAATAGCTGAAGGTCAAAAACTGAAATGCTGGTTGCTGGTTCCCTACCGGAATTCAACCATTGAACATGTGAATTTTGAAGCTGAAGTTGTGCGGATCAAAACCCTGGAAACCGGTAGACAGCTATGCATGCTGAAATTTGTGCAGATTTCAGATTCGGAGCGCCAGAAAATTATCAAGTTTTGTTTCGAACGACAATTGGACTACCGTACGAAATAG
- a CDS encoding metallophosphoesterase has translation MWREAHIHQMIEEEVEVPHLPTSFDGAMILYVSDTHKRKLKQKDLENVKNKVDWVLIGGDVAEKGISWSIVRHNMKILSNIAPSFTVYGNHDKRAGTAQLARVLRESDVKLLQDDVEYLQRGNDRLSLIGIDYRSKQGDVLLQQIGNRLCKIAIVHDPLQALRLEENADLILSGHTHGGQLVIPFFGPVFLSKAYHPVSNGWYSLKRSPEDVNQEGKMLVSRGYGTNHLPLRLGCPAEMHIITLRVPAETALTEKQP, from the coding sequence ATGTGGCGAGAAGCCCATATTCATCAAATGATTGAAGAAGAGGTTGAAGTGCCTCATCTGCCAACATCCTTTGACGGGGCTATGATTTTGTATGTATCCGATACTCACAAGCGCAAGCTGAAGCAGAAGGATTTGGAAAACGTAAAAAACAAGGTGGACTGGGTTCTCATCGGCGGGGATGTTGCGGAAAAAGGAATCTCATGGTCTATAGTTAGACATAACATGAAAATTTTATCGAACATTGCTCCTTCATTTACGGTGTATGGCAACCATGACAAGAGGGCTGGTACCGCTCAACTTGCGCGAGTCCTTCGGGAATCGGACGTTAAGCTCCTTCAGGATGATGTGGAATATCTACAAAGGGGCAACGACAGATTGAGCCTGATCGGCATAGACTATCGTTCCAAACAGGGCGATGTATTACTACAGCAGATCGGTAACCGTTTATGCAAAATTGCTATCGTTCATGATCCTTTGCAGGCCCTTCGTTTGGAAGAAAATGCAGATCTTATTTTAAGCGGTCATACACATGGGGGACAATTGGTAATCCCATTTTTCGGACCTGTGTTCCTGAGCAAAGCGTATCATCCCGTATCGAACGGGTGGTACTCCCTGAAGCGCAGTCCGGAGGACGTTAACCAAGAAGGCAAAATGCTTGTTAGCAGAGGATACGGTACAAATCATCTTCCACTCCGACTAGGTTGTCCTGCGGAGATGCATATCATCACGTTAAGAGTGCCCGCAGAAACAGCACTCACAGAGAAACAGCCCTGA
- a CDS encoding polysaccharide deacetylase family protein, translated as MFRHTAALIIAASLLLSACGTAEEKTSDNPTPAGESTTTVQEEQGNSNPTKTGEPGTGVPEPSTEDSTATEEEPESSEKVSTEKKVEKTYHMNENYYIKPNVEASPNKVVLLTFDDGPKEEKMITSLIDTLDKHNAKAIFFVNGYRVKSHPELLKLIHERGQIVGNHAWDHEDLKKMSNAEAAKQVTDVQKIVKDTIGEEPQFFRPPFGSGNDALKAAVKKNGMLYMTWSNGSLDWDKSTKDKPEKVIQNVLDQLNPGSNILMHELPWTVEALDELLTKLEKKGYSFVDPRAIELEAR; from the coding sequence ATGTTTAGACATACCGCCGCATTGATCATTGCTGCAAGTTTGCTGCTGTCAGCTTGTGGGACAGCGGAAGAAAAAACATCTGATAATCCCACACCAGCGGGCGAATCAACTACCACGGTTCAAGAAGAGCAAGGTAACTCTAACCCAACTAAAACAGGAGAACCTGGAACTGGTGTGCCCGAGCCTTCAACGGAAGATTCAACTGCGACAGAAGAAGAACCTGAATCTTCGGAGAAGGTTTCAACAGAAAAGAAAGTGGAAAAGACGTATCATATGAATGAAAATTATTATATTAAACCAAACGTTGAAGCGAGCCCAAACAAAGTGGTCTTGTTAACTTTTGATGATGGACCCAAAGAAGAAAAAATGATTACTTCACTGATCGACACTTTAGATAAACATAACGCTAAAGCGATATTTTTCGTCAATGGATATCGGGTGAAAAGCCATCCGGAATTGCTCAAACTCATACATGAACGGGGTCAGATTGTAGGCAATCATGCCTGGGATCATGAGGATCTCAAAAAAATGTCCAACGCTGAGGCGGCAAAACAGGTTACAGATGTCCAAAAAATAGTGAAGGATACCATTGGTGAGGAACCGCAATTCTTCCGTCCACCTTTTGGGTCGGGAAATGATGCACTGAAGGCTGCTGTGAAGAAAAATGGTATGTTATATATGACTTGGTCTAATGGTTCGCTCGATTGGGATAAAAGCACCAAAGACAAACCTGAAAAAGTCATCCAAAATGTACTGGACCAGTTAAATCCCGGAAGCAATATTTTGATGCATGAGTTGCCATGGACGGTTGAAGCATTGGATGAGTTGCTGACCAAGCTAGAAAAAAAAGGCTATTCCTTTGTTGATCCGCGTGCAATTGAATTGGAAGCTCGTTAA
- the serA gene encoding phosphoglycerate dehydrogenase produces MYKVLVSDPISDLGIQQLVDANDVVVEKKTGLSEDELVAIIGEYDALLVRSQTRVTDRIMTAGTNLKVIGRAGVGVDNIDLEAATQRGIIVINAPDGNTITTCEHTFAMMMALARHIPQAYAKTIQGTWDRKTFLGVELRNKTLGVLGMGRIGSEVAKRAKAFGMDILAYDPFLTEERAEKLQVKLASVDDIIRNADFMTVHTPLTPETRHMISRPQFEVMKKGMRIINCARGGVVDEMALVEAIDQGIVAGAAFDVFESEPPAADHPFLNHPSIIVTPHLGASTVEAQENVAIDVSEQVLHILRNEPFKNAVNMPAVAPTVMNKLQPYFKLGETLGSFAAQITQNAVQEIRIDYAGELSEVDTSPLTRYIVKGILARHLGGEANIVNSMHLAKIRDLNVVVSQTSTTKGFTNLITVTLVTTQDAEERRVAGTLLAGYGERIVRLDKFPVDIAPESHQILISHNDKPGIIGRVGTLLGQNDVNIASMQVGRKIIGGAAIMILTVDKAVPKDVLVQLAALPEINTAVEIVLE; encoded by the coding sequence ATGTACAAAGTGTTAGTGTCGGACCCAATCAGTGATCTGGGGATCCAGCAACTGGTGGATGCAAATGATGTTGTTGTTGAGAAGAAAACCGGTCTTAGTGAAGATGAACTTGTTGCCATTATTGGTGAATATGATGCCCTCTTGGTTCGCAGCCAGACTCGTGTTACAGATCGTATTATGACGGCTGGTACCAACCTCAAGGTGATCGGACGTGCAGGTGTTGGTGTAGATAACATTGATCTGGAAGCTGCTACACAGCGCGGTATCATCGTTATTAATGCACCTGATGGCAATACCATCACAACCTGTGAGCACACGTTTGCCATGATGATGGCATTGGCACGACACATTCCTCAGGCATACGCCAAGACAATTCAGGGTACGTGGGATCGCAAAACCTTCCTGGGTGTCGAATTAAGAAACAAAACGCTCGGTGTACTGGGCATGGGACGGATCGGTAGTGAAGTTGCCAAGCGCGCCAAAGCATTTGGAATGGACATTCTTGCTTACGACCCGTTCCTCACGGAGGAGCGTGCCGAGAAGCTGCAAGTGAAGCTGGCTAGTGTAGATGATATCATTCGCAATGCGGACTTCATGACCGTTCACACGCCATTAACACCGGAAACACGGCATATGATTTCACGTCCACAATTCGAAGTGATGAAAAAAGGCATGCGTATCATTAACTGTGCTCGTGGTGGTGTAGTTGACGAGATGGCACTTGTCGAAGCCATTGATCAGGGTATTGTTGCTGGTGCAGCATTTGACGTATTCGAAAGCGAGCCGCCAGCCGCTGATCACCCGTTCCTGAATCACCCAAGCATTATCGTTACGCCTCACCTTGGTGCGTCCACAGTAGAAGCACAAGAGAACGTGGCTATCGATGTATCGGAACAAGTTCTTCATATTCTGCGCAACGAACCGTTCAAGAACGCAGTTAACATGCCTGCTGTTGCACCAACCGTGATGAACAAATTGCAGCCGTATTTCAAACTGGGTGAAACGTTGGGTAGTTTTGCAGCACAGATTACACAAAATGCAGTGCAGGAGATTCGTATCGACTATGCTGGTGAACTTTCTGAAGTAGATACTTCTCCTCTCACACGTTACATTGTGAAAGGGATTCTCGCCAGACATTTGGGTGGGGAAGCCAACATCGTTAACTCCATGCATCTGGCCAAAATCCGTGATCTGAATGTGGTTGTAAGCCAAACCTCAACAACTAAAGGATTTACTAACCTGATTACCGTAACATTGGTTACAACTCAGGATGCTGAGGAACGCCGTGTAGCGGGTACACTCCTTGCAGGTTATGGAGAGCGTATCGTTCGTCTGGATAAATTCCCGGTAGATATCGCTCCAGAAAGTCATCAAATCTTGATCTCACATAACGATAAACCAGGTATTATCGGTCGTGTAGGCACACTGCTTGGACAAAACGATGTCAACATCGCATCCATGCAGGTTGGACGTAAAATTATTGGTGGTGCAGCGATCATGATTCTGACCGTAGATAAAGCTGTTCCAAAAGATGTGCTTGTGCAGCTTGCTGCGCTGCCTGAGATTAATACTGCTGTTGAAATCGTGCTGGAATAA
- the ypeB gene encoding germination protein YpeB: MYKRLSSVMFPIFAVLLVGALVWGYQENQEKNAILIKAENQYQRAFHDLSFHMDKLHSEIGNTLAVHSTSQGMHRKGLMNVWRLTSEAQNEINQLPLTMLPFNETEEFLSRISNFAYRASMRDLTNEPLSEKEMGNLKKLYQNSSEITKNLQDVQQKVLTDRLRWMDAETAMATQEQTMDNTIVDGFRTVNKKVQEYPELDWGPSVSNIYAKRSVKKLGGLPVTKEQIQSKAAKFSDADRSKIQVQENGKGTDWESYTATIDHANNGKLMMDFTRNGGMLISYSDTRPIGTKKVSRQNAMAKADQFLMNKGYKDMKAVNYDEFGNLGNLTYVRKQGDTLIYPEKMSVRVGLDTGEVTGFQASDFVYEHNDKRKIPKATLTEQQARKKLNSEFEENYVRKSLIENDYSKEVLCYEFGGKINGSRYRIYINANTGMEEAVEEIKPVNATS; this comes from the coding sequence ATGTATAAACGATTAAGTTCAGTTATGTTTCCGATATTTGCGGTTCTGCTGGTCGGTGCGCTCGTGTGGGGCTATCAGGAGAATCAGGAGAAGAATGCAATTCTGATCAAGGCAGAGAATCAATATCAGCGTGCCTTTCACGATTTATCTTTTCATATGGACAAATTGCATTCGGAGATTGGCAACACCTTGGCGGTTCACTCTACATCACAGGGGATGCATCGCAAAGGTTTGATGAATGTATGGCGACTCACCAGTGAAGCGCAGAATGAGATCAACCAACTGCCACTCACCATGCTGCCATTTAACGAGACAGAGGAGTTTCTCTCGCGTATTTCCAACTTTGCCTATCGGGCGTCGATGCGTGACTTGACGAACGAACCACTAAGTGAGAAGGAAATGGGCAACCTGAAAAAGCTGTATCAGAATTCATCCGAGATTACCAAGAATCTGCAGGATGTGCAGCAAAAAGTGCTGACGGACCGATTGCGCTGGATGGATGCAGAGACTGCCATGGCAACACAAGAGCAAACCATGGACAACACGATTGTTGATGGTTTTCGTACAGTGAACAAAAAGGTACAGGAATACCCGGAGCTTGATTGGGGTCCTTCCGTATCCAATATCTATGCAAAACGATCAGTCAAGAAACTGGGCGGCTTACCGGTGACCAAAGAACAGATTCAGAGCAAGGCTGCAAAATTCTCTGATGCGGATCGTAGCAAAATCCAAGTGCAGGAGAACGGTAAAGGAACAGACTGGGAGTCCTACACTGCCACGATTGATCATGCCAACAATGGCAAACTGATGATGGATTTCACTCGTAATGGCGGAATGCTGATCTCTTACAGTGATACGCGTCCAATCGGAACCAAAAAAGTGTCTCGTCAGAATGCCATGGCTAAAGCAGATCAATTTCTAATGAACAAAGGTTACAAAGATATGAAAGCTGTAAATTACGATGAATTTGGTAATTTGGGTAACCTTACTTATGTGCGTAAGCAAGGGGACACTTTGATTTATCCTGAGAAAATGTCAGTTCGTGTAGGACTGGATACAGGCGAAGTAACCGGCTTCCAGGCGAGTGACTTTGTGTACGAACATAATGACAAGCGCAAAATTCCGAAAGCAACTCTTACGGAGCAACAGGCGCGGAAAAAGCTTAATTCGGAGTTCGAAGAAAATTATGTTCGCAAATCCCTGATTGAGAATGATTACAGCAAAGAAGTGTTGTGTTATGAATTCGGAGGGAAAATTAACGGTTCTCGTTACCGGATATACATTAATGCGAATACAGGAATGGAAGAAGCGGTTGAAGAGATCAAACCGGTCAATGCAACCTCATAA
- a CDS encoding genetic competence negative regulator — MKIERLSHDKIRIFLTFDDLSERGIQKEDMWQEIPKVHELFTEMMDQAYSELGFDATGPLAVEVFALPAQGMVVIVTRGKYDPQQYGSGHEDDLPEEVYEMEVTLEQSDSIVYAFKDFEVLIEAAHMLRQHVTDAGRLYSYKDKWFLHLEPDEVDSTKHAALIALLAEFGEGSSVTPAVMEEYGKVVIPAQAIDVICTHFKRQD; from the coding sequence ATGAAAATAGAACGACTAAGTCACGATAAGATACGGATTTTCCTGACCTTTGACGATCTGAGCGAGCGCGGAATACAAAAAGAAGATATGTGGCAGGAAATACCTAAGGTTCATGAACTGTTCACTGAAATGATGGATCAGGCCTATTCCGAACTTGGATTTGATGCCACAGGTCCACTCGCTGTCGAAGTATTCGCACTTCCCGCTCAAGGGATGGTTGTCATTGTCACACGTGGAAAATATGATCCGCAACAATATGGTTCAGGTCATGAAGATGATCTTCCTGAAGAAGTATATGAAATGGAAGTTACACTCGAGCAAAGCGATTCCATCGTTTATGCATTCAAGGACTTTGAAGTGCTCATTGAAGCTGCACATATGTTGCGTCAGCATGTTACGGATGCTGGGAGACTTTATTCTTATAAAGACAAGTGGTTCTTGCATTTGGAGCCAGATGAGGTAGATTCCACCAAACATGCGGCATTGATTGCCTTGCTTGCTGAATTTGGCGAAGGCTCCTCAGTTACTCCGGCAGTTATGGAAGAGTATGGTAAGGTTGTTATTCCTGCACAAGCGATTGATGTTATCTGCACCCACTTCAAACGCCAGGATTAA
- a CDS encoding CPBP family intramembrane glutamic endopeptidase, whose product MKKFKFPKFKIQKAEPQQLTERLLLINLYFTQGLTLIIGVVWILLQKRNLLDVLAWPDNYQFIWWGLGLAGIMLVMDLVLSYVIPQESMDDGGINEMLFRGRPIWHIVCIAAIVAVCEELLFRGAIQHAIGPYWTSILFAVIHIRYLRHWIPTGWVFVSSYGLGWIYLQSGTLWAPILCHFIIDLVSGLAIRFRRGS is encoded by the coding sequence ATGAAAAAATTCAAGTTTCCCAAGTTCAAGATTCAGAAGGCTGAGCCACAGCAGCTTACCGAGCGTTTGCTTTTAATCAATCTATACTTTACACAAGGTCTGACACTGATTATCGGAGTTGTGTGGATCTTATTGCAGAAACGAAACTTGTTAGATGTACTCGCATGGCCTGACAATTACCAATTTATATGGTGGGGTCTTGGTCTTGCAGGAATAATGCTTGTTATGGACTTGGTACTGTCGTATGTTATACCTCAGGAAAGCATGGATGACGGTGGAATTAACGAGATGCTGTTCCGTGGGCGTCCGATCTGGCACATTGTATGTATAGCAGCCATTGTTGCTGTGTGTGAGGAATTATTATTCCGTGGAGCCATCCAACATGCCATCGGTCCTTACTGGACAAGTATTTTATTTGCAGTTATCCATATTCGTTATTTGCGCCACTGGATTCCAACAGGCTGGGTGTTTGTCTCAAGTTATGGATTGGGTTGGATTTACTTGCAGTCCGGCACATTATGGGCGCCTATATTATGTCACTTTATTATTGATTTGGTGTCCGGATTAGCGATACGTTTTCGGAGGGGATCATGA